From the genome of Carnobacterium viridans:
TGGGTTGCATGTCCCCCACAACAATATCCGCTCCTAACTTACCAGGTGATTCTAATAAGGCAAGAGCTAAAGGATTTGCCATAACAATAAGCAAAGCTTTTTTGGATGCTGCCAGTTCTTTAATTGCCGCTAAATCCTCAACTGAACCAAAGAAATTAGGGTATTGGACAACAACTGCTGCTGTTTCATGATCTAATTGTTCTGCTAATAAAGATAAATTAGTACTGTCGTTAAGTAAATCAATCTCTTCAACTTGGTATTCTTGCCCCTTTGCAACAGTTTGCAAAACTTCTCTTCCTTGTGGATGAACAGCTTTAGAGATAAGAATTTTAGAACGCTTCGTGGCTCCAATAGCTAAAGTAGCCGCTTCACCAAGTGAAGTGAATCCATCATACAGTGAAGAATTGGCTGCATCCATACCGGTCAATTCGCACACCATTGATTGAAATTCAAATAAAGCTTGCAGTTCTCCCTGGCTAGCTTCTGCTTGATAAGGTGTATAGGCCGTATAAAATTCAGAACGAGAAATCACATGGTCTACTACACTTGGAATGTAATGGTCATATGTTCCTGCTCCTAAAAAGAGGCTGTATTCATGTGCAGTAGCATTTTTAGCTGCTAATTTCCTCATTTTTTTTGTTAGTTCCGATTCATGAAGAGCGGATGGAATGGCTAAATTTTCGTTTAAGGTAAGGTGTGTTGGAATATCTGAAAATAATTCTTCAACTGACCCAATCTCTAAAAAGTCTAACATCTCTTTTTGGTCTTGCGCAGTATCAGGCAGGTATCTAAATTCATTCAAGCGCTTATGCCTCCTCTTCAATTGCCAGTTCTGCAACATAGGCATGGTAATTTTCTTCGTTTAATAATCCTTCTAATTCAACAGGATTTTCTAATTGAATTTCAGCAAACCAACCGCCTTCAAAAGGAGAAGCATTTACTAATTCTGGAGCATCTTCCAATTCTTCATTAACAGCTAGAATAATCCCTGTAACCGGCGCAAAAATTTCTGAAGCCGATTTAATGGATTCTACCGTACCCATTTCACTACCAACAGAAACTTCAGCATCCACTTCTGGTACTTCCACATAGACAACGTCTCCAAGTTGTTTCACCGCATAATCTGTAATCCCAACACGTACTACATCTTCCCCTAATGGTAATATCCATTCATGTTCCTTGCTGTATAATCTATCCTCTGTCATAATTAAAACACTCCTTTTTTCTTCTTTTTTAGTTGGTTTCTCTTTTATAAAACGGTAGTTGCACAATTTCAGCATCCACCAATTTATTTCGGATTTCAATTTTCACCTTTGTCCCAACTTCATTGCCGTTTGTAGACAATAAAGCTAATGCAATACTATTGCCGAGTGTTGGAGATTTTGTTCCTGAAGTGATTACTCCAATTTCCGAACCAGCTTCATTAAACACTTTGTATCCATGGCGAGCAATGCCTTTTCCTATGAGTTCCAGACCTTTTATTTTTTTGTCTAATTTATTGTTTAGTTGCGCTGTTAAAGCAGTCTTACCAATAAAATCAGCTTCTTTTTTAGTCTTAACAACAAAGCCAATTCCTCCTTGAAGTGGGGAAATCTCATCTGTTAATTCATTGCCATATAAAGATAAACTTGCTTCTAAACGCAAAGTATCACGAGCACCTAATCCGCAAGGCTGTA
Proteins encoded in this window:
- the gcvPA gene encoding aminomethyl-transferring glycine dehydrogenase subunit GcvPA; protein product: MNEFRYLPDTAQDQKEMLDFLEIGSVEELFSDIPTHLTLNENLAIPSALHESELTKKMRKLAAKNATAHEYSLFLGAGTYDHYIPSVVDHVISRSEFYTAYTPYQAEASQGELQALFEFQSMVCELTGMDAANSSLYDGFTSLGEAATLAIGATKRSKILISKAVHPQGREVLQTVAKGQEYQVEEIDLLNDSTNLSLLAEQLDHETAAVVVQYPNFFGSVEDLAAIKELAASKKALLIVMANPLALALLESPGKLGADIVVGDMQPMGLAMNFGGPHCGYFAVKKKHMRKIPGRIVGQTTDTEGKRGFVLTLQAREQHIRREKATSYMSSNQALNALASSVFMSALGKEGLQKMAQLNIEKAAYMAKQLESKGFSIKNKAAFFNEFILQLNKPVGAINQELLQRGFIGGYDLEPDYGWENEVLIAVTEQRTKEEIDQFIEALEGMTK
- the gcvH gene encoding glycine cleavage system protein GcvH, with the protein product MTEDRLYSKEHEWILPLGEDVVRVGITDYAVKQLGDVVYVEVPEVDAEVSVGSEMGTVESIKSASEIFAPVTGIILAVNEELEDAPELVNASPFEGGWFAEIQLENPVELEGLLNEENYHAYVAELAIEEEA